A region from the Candidatus Methylomirabilota bacterium genome encodes:
- the uvrA gene encoding excinuclease ABC subunit UvrA — MSQPVWLRIEGARQNNLKNVSVDIPHDRVTVITGVSGSGKSSLAFDTLFAEGQWRYIESLSTYARMFLERLDRPDVDRIEHIRPAIALEQKNPVRTARSTVGTATEVHDYLRLLFAKVGHVHCPTCGAEARSDSADQVADLLLRDHPGARAMICFPLAPEATRDPRALFAALLQRGFARVKAGDVVWDLAEVSARPAGEPIDLDPRRLAVVLDRVVIGPDSRRRITDSLETALAEGEGRASVDLLERGAVPVSRDFHCPACGVALARPQPLLFSFNHPLGACPECKGFGNVLRYDEARVVPDPTRSLADGAVEPWSHPSGRWYQKQLLKAARKRGVDVTRPYAELTAEDRGWVYEGGGGLTGIRGFFEEVESYRYKLHVRVFLSRYRSQSPCPRCAGERLRPDALAVRVGGANIAELGRQTVEELDAFFAALPLSEWQQTVARDVLKLLRAKLSFLLRVGLGYLTLARQTRTLSGGEAQRINLANQLGAQLTGTLYVLDEPSIGLHPRDTTRLAELCRELASAGNTVVIVEHDRALIEVADYLIEMGPGSGERGGTVVFAGSQAEFRKDPRSLTARYLSGRDTIPLPLARREGRRALVLTGARAHNLKNVTVKIPLNTLTCVTGVSGSGKSTLVHDTLYRAVARHFKVDFAVAGTHDELRGLPHLKGVRLIDQDPIGRTPRSNPVTYVKAFDEIRRLFASLSRAQTLGLGPGAFSFNVPGGRCETCEGDGFQKLEMYFVEDVYVTCQECEGKRYRPDVLQVTYRNRDISQVLQQTVDEAVAFFSAEPVLQRRLKVLQEVGLGYLRLGQPATKLSGGEAQRLKIAAELAAKPTSDHLFILDEPTTGLHLDDVRKLLVVLNRLVDAGNTVLVVEHHLDVIKTADWVIDLGPEGGEAGGELVAEGTPEQVAQVSGSYTGKFLRDLLPRPNGRAASASK; from the coding sequence ATGTCCCAGCCGGTATGGCTCCGGATCGAAGGAGCCCGGCAGAACAACCTGAAGAACGTCTCCGTCGACATCCCCCACGACCGCGTCACCGTCATCACCGGGGTTTCCGGATCGGGAAAGTCGTCGCTGGCCTTCGATACCCTCTTCGCGGAGGGGCAGTGGCGCTACATCGAATCGCTCTCGACCTACGCCCGCATGTTCCTGGAGCGGCTCGACCGCCCGGACGTGGACCGCATCGAGCACATCCGGCCCGCCATCGCGCTCGAGCAGAAGAATCCGGTCCGCACCGCGCGCTCCACGGTGGGCACCGCCACCGAGGTGCACGACTACCTGCGCCTGCTCTTCGCCAAGGTCGGGCACGTGCACTGCCCCACCTGCGGCGCGGAGGCCCGCAGCGACTCCGCGGACCAGGTGGCGGATCTCCTGCTACGCGACCACCCCGGGGCCCGGGCCATGATCTGCTTCCCGCTCGCCCCCGAGGCGACGCGCGATCCCCGGGCGCTCTTCGCGGCGCTGCTGCAGCGCGGCTTCGCCCGCGTCAAGGCGGGCGACGTCGTCTGGGACCTCGCCGAGGTGAGCGCCCGGCCGGCCGGTGAGCCGATCGACCTGGATCCGCGCCGCCTCGCGGTGGTGCTGGATCGCGTCGTGATCGGCCCGGACAGCCGGCGTCGGATCACCGACTCGCTGGAGACCGCGCTGGCCGAGGGCGAGGGCCGCGCCAGCGTCGACTTGCTCGAGCGCGGGGCGGTGCCGGTCAGCCGAGACTTCCATTGCCCGGCCTGTGGCGTGGCCCTGGCCCGGCCGCAGCCCTTGCTCTTCTCCTTCAACCATCCGCTCGGCGCCTGTCCCGAGTGCAAGGGCTTCGGCAACGTGCTGCGCTACGACGAGGCGCGGGTGGTGCCGGATCCGACGCGCAGCTTGGCCGACGGCGCGGTGGAGCCGTGGTCGCACCCGTCGGGGCGCTGGTACCAGAAGCAGCTGCTGAAGGCGGCCCGCAAGCGCGGGGTCGACGTGACGCGGCCCTACGCCGAGCTGACCGCGGAGGACCGCGGCTGGGTATACGAGGGGGGCGGCGGGCTCACCGGCATCCGCGGCTTCTTCGAGGAGGTCGAATCCTACCGCTACAAGCTCCACGTGCGGGTCTTCCTGTCGCGCTACCGAAGCCAGTCGCCGTGCCCGCGCTGCGCCGGCGAGCGGCTGCGTCCCGACGCCCTGGCGGTCCGGGTAGGCGGGGCCAACATCGCCGAGCTCGGACGGCAGACCGTCGAGGAGCTGGACGCCTTCTTCGCCGCCCTGCCCCTGTCTGAATGGCAGCAGACGGTGGCGCGCGACGTCCTGAAGCTCTTGCGGGCCAAGCTGTCCTTCCTCCTGCGCGTGGGCCTGGGCTATCTGACCCTCGCGCGGCAGACCCGCACCCTGTCGGGCGGAGAGGCGCAGCGGATCAATCTGGCCAACCAGCTCGGCGCGCAGCTCACCGGCACGCTCTACGTCCTCGACGAGCCGTCGATCGGCCTGCATCCGCGCGACACCACGCGCCTCGCCGAGCTCTGCCGCGAGCTCGCGTCGGCCGGCAACACGGTGGTGATCGTGGAGCACGACCGGGCGCTGATCGAGGTAGCCGACTACCTCATCGAGATGGGGCCGGGCTCGGGTGAGCGCGGCGGCACCGTCGTCTTCGCGGGATCGCAGGCCGAGTTCCGCAAGGACCCGCGCTCGCTGACCGCGCGCTACCTGAGCGGCCGCGACACCATCCCACTGCCGCTGGCCCGGCGCGAAGGCCGCCGGGCCCTCGTGCTGACGGGCGCGCGGGCTCACAACCTGAAGAACGTGACGGTGAAGATTCCGCTGAACACGCTGACCTGCGTGACCGGGGTGTCCGGCTCGGGCAAGTCCACCCTGGTGCACGACACGCTCTACCGGGCGGTGGCGCGGCACTTCAAGGTCGATTTCGCGGTCGCGGGCACCCACGACGAGCTGCGCGGGCTGCCGCATCTCAAGGGCGTGCGGCTGATCGACCAGGACCCGATCGGCCGGACGCCGCGATCCAATCCGGTCACCTACGTGAAGGCCTTCGACGAGATCCGCCGTCTGTTCGCGAGCCTGAGCCGCGCGCAGACGCTCGGGCTGGGTCCCGGCGCGTTCTCGTTCAACGTGCCGGGGGGCCGCTGCGAGACCTGCGAGGGCGACGGCTTCCAGAAGCTCGAGATGTACTTCGTGGAGGACGTGTACGTAACCTGCCAGGAATGCGAGGGCAAGCGGTACCGCCCCGACGTGCTGCAGGTCACCTACCGGAACCGGGACATCAGCCAGGTGCTCCAGCAGACGGTGGACGAGGCGGTGGCGTTCTTCTCCGCCGAGCCGGTGTTGCAGCGACGGCTGAAGGTGCTGCAGGAGGTGGGGCTCGGATACCTGCGGCTCGGCCAGCCCGCCACCAAGCTGTCGGGAGGCGAGGCGCAGCGGCTGAAGATCGCGGCGGAGCTGGCCGCCAAGCCCACCAGCGATCATCTCTTCATCCTCGACGAGCCGACCACCGGACTGCATCTCGACGACGTGCGCAAGCTGCTGGTGGTGCTCAACCGCCTCGTCGACGCGGGCAACACGGTGCTGGTGGTCGAGCATCATCTCGACGTGATCAAGACCGCCGACTGGGTGATCGATCTCGGCCCCGAGGGGGGCGAGGCGGGCGGCGAGCTGGTGGCCGAAGGAACGCCCGAGCAGGTCGCGCAGGTGTCCGGGTCCTACACCGGCAAGTTCCTCCGCGACCTGCTGCCCCGGCCTAACGGACGAGCCGCGTCCGCCTCGAAGTAA
- a CDS encoding transcriptional repressor has translation MRTIPKKSSGGAESAIRARGLRLTGPRRVVLDVIRATESHPTAEWVHRMVRRRLPRVSLGTVYRNLRLLVAEGLVKELSGPHARFDGNVTEHHHFTCLGCGRITDVDGPTTEPHSRALCGRVAADGGFSVTHHRIEFYGRCAGCQRRAGGKARRRRPTP, from the coding sequence ATGAGAACCATTCCTAAAAAGAGTTCGGGGGGAGCGGAGAGCGCGATCCGGGCCCGCGGGCTGCGCCTCACCGGTCCGCGTCGGGTGGTGCTCGACGTGATCCGCGCGACCGAATCGCACCCGACCGCGGAGTGGGTCCACCGCATGGTGCGCCGGCGACTTCCCCGCGTGAGCCTCGGCACCGTGTATCGCAACCTGCGGCTGCTGGTGGCCGAAGGGCTGGTCAAGGAGCTGTCGGGCCCCCACGCCCGCTTCGACGGCAACGTGACCGAGCACCACCACTTCACCTGCCTCGGCTGCGGCCGGATCACCGACGTGGACGGGCCCACCACCGAGCCCCACTCCCGGGCGCTGTGCGGGCGAGTGGCCGCCGACGGGGGCTTCAGCGTCACGCATCACCGCATCGAGTTCTACGGCCGCTGTGCCGGGTGCCAGCGCCGTGCCGGAGGCAAGGCACGCCGGCGACGCCCGACCCCGTAG
- a CDS encoding rubrerythrin family protein has protein sequence MAGKALKGSKSVENLKEAFAGESQANRRYLYFARVADIEGFPDIAGLFKDTADAETGHAFGHLDFLKEVGDPATGEPIGKTEKNLKASVAGETYEYTQMYPGMAKTARDEGYPELAEWFETLAKAEKSHAGRFSKGLNQVAGKEPAEAI, from the coding sequence ATGGCAGGCAAGGCCCTGAAGGGCAGCAAGAGCGTCGAGAATCTCAAGGAAGCGTTCGCGGGCGAGTCGCAGGCCAATCGCCGCTACCTGTACTTCGCGCGGGTCGCCGACATCGAGGGCTTCCCGGACATCGCGGGTCTCTTCAAGGACACCGCCGACGCCGAGACCGGCCACGCCTTCGGTCACCTCGATTTCCTGAAGGAGGTGGGCGATCCGGCCACCGGAGAGCCCATCGGCAAGACCGAGAAGAATCTCAAGGCGTCCGTGGCCGGGGAGACCTACGAGTATACCCAGATGTACCCGGGCATGGCCAAGACCGCGCGGGACGAGGGGTATCCCGAGCTGGCCGAGTGGTTCGAGACGCTGGCCAAGGCCGAGAAGTCGCACGCCGGCCGGTTCAGCAAGGGCCTGAACCAGGTCGCGGGCAAGGAGCCGGCCGAGGCCATCTAG
- a CDS encoding anaerobic glycerol-3-phosphate dehydrogenase subunit C, with protein sequence MTLDIRAPEFWQLDRVDAELRRVYDICAGCRRCLPLCPSFKVMFDRLDVDAVDGDVEKLPAADVKEVVDLCYQCKLCFNHCPYTPPHRWAVDFPRLMLRARAADARAKGVTLQDRFLGNTDLVGRIGSLTAPVSNWMNAVWVNRKFMEMAVGIHARRTLPPFHRETFSRWFDGRKPDRRPQPARDRVALFATCSVEYNDPATGKAAVTVLEKNGVDVTLPAQRCCGMPYLDGGAVTEARRLIADNVKSLAEEVRQGREIVVPGPTCSYMLKQEYPWLDGSEDADLVAAHTRDLFEYLASLHDQGRLDTRFPNAPGTISYQLPCHLKAQNMGTRSADVLRLTGAPVEVIERCSAVDGTWGMKKEYFELSMKLAGPLFRDVEEAKPERVATDCPLAALQIHQGTGRVARHPIQILAEAYGLDPEAPEWRP encoded by the coding sequence ATGACACTCGATATCCGCGCGCCGGAGTTCTGGCAGCTCGACCGCGTCGACGCGGAGCTGCGCCGGGTCTACGACATCTGCGCAGGCTGCCGGCGCTGTCTGCCGCTCTGCCCGTCGTTCAAGGTGATGTTCGATCGCCTGGACGTGGACGCGGTGGACGGCGACGTGGAGAAGCTCCCCGCGGCCGACGTCAAGGAGGTCGTCGACCTCTGCTACCAGTGCAAGCTCTGCTTCAACCACTGCCCGTACACCCCGCCGCACCGCTGGGCGGTGGACTTTCCGCGCCTGATGCTGCGGGCGCGCGCCGCGGACGCCCGGGCGAAGGGCGTGACCCTGCAGGATCGCTTCCTCGGAAACACCGACCTGGTCGGGCGCATCGGCAGCCTCACCGCCCCGGTCTCGAACTGGATGAACGCGGTGTGGGTCAACCGCAAGTTCATGGAGATGGCGGTGGGCATCCATGCCCGCCGGACCCTGCCGCCGTTCCATCGAGAGACGTTCTCGCGGTGGTTCGACGGGCGGAAGCCGGATCGGCGTCCGCAGCCCGCGCGGGACCGCGTGGCGCTCTTCGCCACGTGCTCGGTGGAGTACAACGATCCGGCCACCGGCAAGGCCGCGGTGACGGTGCTCGAGAAGAACGGCGTCGACGTGACCCTGCCCGCCCAGCGCTGCTGCGGCATGCCGTACCTGGACGGCGGCGCGGTGACCGAGGCCAGGCGGCTCATCGCCGACAACGTGAAGAGCCTCGCCGAGGAGGTGCGGCAGGGCCGGGAGATCGTGGTGCCGGGGCCGACCTGCTCGTACATGCTCAAGCAGGAATATCCCTGGCTCGACGGCTCCGAGGACGCCGACCTGGTGGCCGCGCACACCCGCGACCTCTTCGAGTACCTCGCCTCACTGCACGACCAGGGGCGGCTCGACACGCGCTTCCCCAACGCGCCGGGTACCATCAGCTATCAGCTGCCCTGCCACCTGAAGGCGCAGAACATGGGCACCCGCTCCGCGGACGTGCTGCGGCTGACCGGGGCGCCGGTGGAGGTCATCGAGCGGTGCTCGGCGGTCGACGGCACGTGGGGGATGAAGAAGGAGTATTTCGAGCTCTCCATGAAGCTGGCCGGGCCGCTCTTCCGCGACGTCGAGGAGGCGAAGCCCGAGCGGGTCGCCACGGACTGCCCGCTCGCCGCCTTGCAGATTCATCAGGGCACCGGACGGGTCGCGCGGCACCCCATCCAGATTCTCGCCGAGGCCTACGGCCTCGACCCGGAGGCTCCGGAATGGCGTCCATGA
- a CDS encoding DUF3501 family protein, whose product MASMIRLGDVVNFFEYEKVREERRRRVIALKQRRRLEVGPYLSFVFENRETLLFQIQEMCRAERIVDDAKVQEEIDVYSALLPGPGELSATLFIEIADKDEIKPVLDRFMGIDTGRHVWFETARGGVVPGSFEAGHSDEEKGKLAAVHFVRFAFSSQAVEAFRSADVNLVVDHPATRARTRLSAETKAELLSDLVP is encoded by the coding sequence ATGGCGTCCATGATCCGGCTCGGCGACGTCGTCAACTTCTTCGAGTACGAGAAGGTGCGGGAGGAGCGCCGCCGCCGGGTCATCGCGCTCAAGCAGAGACGGCGGCTCGAGGTGGGACCCTACCTGTCGTTCGTGTTCGAGAATCGCGAGACCCTCCTGTTCCAGATCCAGGAGATGTGCCGGGCCGAGCGCATCGTCGACGACGCGAAGGTGCAGGAGGAGATCGACGTGTACAGCGCGCTGCTACCCGGCCCGGGCGAGCTGTCCGCCACCCTGTTCATCGAAATCGCCGACAAGGACGAGATCAAGCCGGTGCTGGATCGCTTCATGGGTATCGACACCGGTCGACACGTCTGGTTCGAGACGGCGCGGGGCGGGGTGGTGCCCGGCTCGTTCGAGGCCGGGCATTCCGACGAAGAGAAGGGGAAGCTGGCCGCCGTCCACTTCGTCCGCTTCGCCTTCTCCTCGCAAGCGGTCGAGGCCTTCCGATCGGCCGACGTGAATCTGGTGGTGGATCACCCAGCCACGCGCGCGCGCACCCGCCTCTCCGCAGAGACCAAGGCCGAGCTGCTGTCCGACCTCGTCCCCTGA
- a CDS encoding urate hydroxylase PuuD — protein MALMNAEGWLFLLRWIHFLAGITWIGLLYYFNLVQTPFFAETEPGVRSGAQQKLLPRALWWFRWGAMITFLSGWIYLLHYWLGIRGINDPGTWKILLGGLLGSIMWANVWFVIWPKNKIVIQNALDTAAGKPANPAAAPAGARGGLASRTNVVMSVPMLFFMGSANHLAGLTVGKSGLVFWIVALAIMVIVEINALVGTPGKGLAKPLATVKGTIWFGFILTLVYYIWFMIMQ, from the coding sequence ATGGCACTGATGAATGCCGAGGGCTGGCTATTCCTGTTGCGGTGGATCCATTTCCTGGCCGGGATCACCTGGATCGGTCTGCTCTACTATTTCAACCTCGTCCAGACTCCGTTCTTCGCCGAGACCGAGCCGGGAGTGCGCTCGGGAGCCCAGCAGAAGCTCCTGCCGCGGGCGCTCTGGTGGTTCAGGTGGGGTGCGATGATCACCTTCCTCTCCGGCTGGATCTACCTCCTGCACTACTGGCTCGGCATCCGCGGCATCAACGACCCCGGCACCTGGAAGATCCTGCTGGGCGGCCTCCTCGGGTCGATCATGTGGGCCAATGTGTGGTTCGTGATCTGGCCCAAGAACAAGATCGTCATCCAGAACGCGCTCGACACCGCGGCGGGCAAGCCGGCCAATCCGGCGGCCGCTCCGGCCGGCGCGCGCGGCGGCCTGGCCTCCCGCACCAACGTGGTGATGTCCGTCCCGATGCTGTTCTTCATGGGATCGGCCAACCACCTCGCGGGGCTGACCGTCGGCAAGTCGGGCCTGGTCTTCTGGATCGTGGCCCTCGCCATCATGGTGATCGTGGAGATCAACGCCCTGGTCGGCACGCCGGGCAAGGGTCTGGCCAAGCCGCTCGCCACCGTGAAGGGCACCATCTGGTTCGGCTTCATCCTGACGCTCGTCTACTACATCTGGTTCATGATCATGCAGTAG